Proteins co-encoded in one Candidatus Zixiibacteriota bacterium genomic window:
- a CDS encoding methyltransferase domain-containing protein encodes MSPRVNHSSFPESRWQLTKSRSKTVKYLSRYNIMKILNPGITEYIEGILPARRSPFDRMEAYAKENSFPIIGPLVGTMLQQYVLTTGAKQIFELGSGYGYSALWMAEVLPPDGRIYLTDRKQENKQMADEFFVEAGQADKMEFHVGDALEIFDKFDGPFDIVLNDIDKQGYLDSIEPVKKRLKKGGLFITDNILWSGRILDSERDQTTEAIMEFTRKLYADKDFLTSIAPVRDGITVAVKLN; translated from the coding sequence ATGTCACCACGGGTGAATCACTCGAGCTTCCCGGAGTCAAGGTGGCAACTTACGAAGTCAAGATCGAAGACGGTAAAGTATTTATCAAGGTATAATATAATGAAGATTCTCAATCCAGGTATCACTGAATACATCGAAGGCATCCTGCCCGCGCGCAGATCACCATTCGACCGCATGGAAGCTTATGCTAAGGAAAACAGTTTCCCGATCATCGGCCCCCTTGTCGGCACCATGCTCCAACAGTATGTCCTGACCACAGGGGCGAAACAGATCTTCGAACTCGGTTCGGGCTACGGTTATTCGGCCCTCTGGATGGCCGAGGTATTGCCGCCTGACGGGAGGATTTATCTGACCGATCGCAAACAGGAGAATAAGCAGATGGCGGATGAGTTTTTCGTGGAAGCAGGACAGGCAGACAAGATGGAGTTTCATGTCGGCGATGCCCTCGAGATATTCGATAAATTCGATGGTCCGTTCGATATCGTTTTAAACGACATTGACAAGCAGGGTTATCTCGATTCGATCGAACCGGTCAAAAAACGGCTCAAAAAGGGTGGCCTGTTTATCACCGATAACATCCTCTGGAGTGGCCGTATACTCGATTCCGAGCGCGATCAAACGACCGAAGCAATCATGGAATTTACCCGTAAACTTTACGCTGATAAGGATTTCTTGACTTCGATCGCACCCGTTCGTGATGGTATTACAGTCGCCGTTAAGTTGAATTAA
- the nirD gene encoding nitrite reductase small subunit NirD: MAEFKEICSEAEIPPGTGKAFDLGRDEIGVFNIGGKFYAIDNLCPHEGGPMADGPVAGNLVTCPLHGWRCDVTTGESLELPGVKVATYEVKIEDGKVFIKV, from the coding sequence ATGGCTGAGTTCAAAGAGATCTGTTCGGAAGCGGAGATCCCCCCGGGAACCGGCAAGGCATTTGACCTGGGACGCGACGAGATAGGCGTTTTCAATATCGGCGGCAAGTTTTATGCTATCGATAACCTCTGTCCGCATGAGGGCGGGCCGATGGCCGATGGCCCTGTCGCGGGCAACCTGGTGACCTGTCCTTTGCACGGCTGGAGATGCGATGTCACCACGGGTGAATCACTCGAGCTTCCCGGAGTCAAGGTGGCAACTTACGAAGTCAAGATCGAAGACGGTAAAGTATTTATCAAGGTATAA